A genomic stretch from Pseudomonas sp. MUP55 includes:
- the xylB gene encoding xylulokinase — protein sequence MNRPVSLGIDLGTSELKAILMDLDGTVLAHAGVRLSVSRRHGGWSEQAPQDWWQACQQALDKLSEHAAFARVACIGLSGQMHGAVLLGADNRVLYPAILWDDSRAVAQAEQLGAGHAEVTGSLPMAGLTAPKLLWLQQHEPEVFKAIDCVLSPKDYLRLCLSGERISEMSDAAGTLWLDVARREWFTPMLHATGLTPAHMPRLVEGATASACVTAAGLGLSPQVVIAGGGGDNPVAAVGIGAVNAGDGFITLGTSAAIVAITAHAVGNPASAVHSFCHALPDRWYTMGAMLAGASCLRWVTHLTGMPDEQTLLDQVQAQWPIEQAVPLSAPLFLPYLAGERTPHNDPMLRGGFMGLGHDCTPAMLGYAVMEGVGFGLLDAWRAVQSTGAEVSAFALVGGGARSEYWAQLLANILQREIFTLQGSELSACIGAAKLGFMSIGEGADLLAAGMPVKARYVPDEQVQPVLAARYRKFQGLLAAAKALQD from the coding sequence CTCATGGACCTCGACGGCACGGTGCTGGCCCACGCGGGCGTGCGCTTGAGCGTGTCGCGTCGCCATGGCGGCTGGTCCGAACAGGCGCCGCAAGACTGGTGGCAGGCGTGCCAGCAGGCGCTGGATAAGCTGAGCGAGCACGCGGCGTTTGCCCGTGTGGCCTGCATCGGCCTGTCGGGGCAGATGCATGGCGCGGTCTTGCTGGGTGCCGACAATCGCGTGCTGTACCCGGCCATCCTGTGGGACGACTCCCGTGCGGTTGCGCAGGCAGAGCAACTGGGCGCCGGCCATGCCGAGGTCACCGGCAGCTTGCCGATGGCCGGCTTGACCGCGCCGAAACTGCTCTGGCTGCAGCAGCACGAGCCCGAGGTGTTCAAGGCCATTGACTGCGTGCTGTCGCCCAAGGATTACCTGCGCTTGTGCCTGAGCGGGGAGCGCATCAGCGAGATGTCCGATGCCGCGGGCACCCTGTGGCTGGACGTGGCGCGGCGCGAGTGGTTTACCCCGATGCTGCATGCCACTGGCCTGACGCCCGCGCACATGCCCAGGCTGGTGGAGGGCGCAACCGCCAGTGCGTGTGTCACGGCGGCTGGCTTGGGCTTGTCGCCGCAGGTGGTGATTGCCGGTGGCGGCGGTGATAACCCGGTGGCGGCGGTCGGGATCGGTGCCGTCAATGCCGGTGACGGTTTCATCACCTTGGGCACCAGCGCGGCGATTGTCGCGATTACCGCCCATGCCGTCGGCAACCCGGCCAGTGCGGTGCACAGCTTCTGCCATGCGCTCCCCGATCGCTGGTACACCATGGGCGCCATGCTGGCCGGTGCCAGTTGCCTGCGCTGGGTGACGCACCTGACCGGAATGCCGGATGAGCAAACCCTGCTGGACCAAGTACAGGCGCAATGGCCCATCGAGCAAGCGGTGCCGCTGTCGGCGCCGTTGTTTCTGCCGTACCTGGCGGGTGAGCGCACGCCCCATAACGACCCGATGCTGCGTGGCGGCTTCATGGGGCTTGGCCATGACTGCACACCGGCGATGCTCGGCTATGCGGTGATGGAGGGCGTGGGGTTTGGCCTGCTCGACGCCTGGCGCGCGGTGCAGTCGACCGGGGCTGAGGTCAGCGCCTTCGCGTTGGTGGGGGGCGGGGCGCGCAGCGAGTATTGGGCGCAGTTGCTGGCCAATATTCTGCAGCGCGAGATTTTTACCTTGCAGGGCAGCGAACTGAGCGCATGCATCGGTGCGGCAAAGTTGGGCTTCATGTCCATCGGGGAGGGCGCGGATTTGCTGGCGGCGGGGATGCCGGTGAAGGCGCGGTATGTGCCTGATGAGCAAGTGCAGCCGGTGTTGGCGGCGCGGTATCGAAAATTCCAGGGGCTGCTTGCAGCGGCGAAAGCCCTCCAGGATTAA
- a CDS encoding ABC transporter substrate-binding protein, protein MRYLKKLATGIATALLCLSAHAQTLVVGDQSYNAQAVMEAAGVLDDLPYTLEWKQFTAGSPVAEALNVGSLDIGLLGDAPVLFLGALGAPIKVIAVSRQNLAGVAILVRQDSSIHSLADLAGKRAAIWKGSWSQQLLLSALDKAGVAHDSLELRYLSALDASHALEGGSVDVIATWEPYVTQQERQGARVLATAEGLIPAQSFVAANAKAIDDKRAPIGDFLQRLKKARDWARQNPANTNAYADAWAKRTRADAEIARVWFARARTTVEPLSAEAPVEAQKTVDFFASQGLVKSYPAASLFDPSFSAALQPAVVQTQP, encoded by the coding sequence GTGCGTTACCTGAAAAAACTGGCGACTGGCATCGCCACCGCATTGCTGTGCCTGAGCGCTCACGCGCAAACGCTGGTGGTGGGCGATCAAAGCTACAACGCCCAAGCGGTGATGGAAGCGGCGGGGGTGCTTGACGATCTGCCTTACACCCTTGAGTGGAAGCAATTCACGGCCGGTTCGCCGGTGGCCGAAGCGCTCAATGTCGGCAGCCTGGACATCGGCCTGCTGGGTGACGCACCGGTGTTGTTCCTGGGCGCATTGGGCGCACCGATCAAGGTGATTGCGGTGAGTCGGCAAAACCTGGCGGGGGTGGCCATTCTGGTCAGGCAGGATTCGTCGATCCACAGCCTGGCGGACCTGGCGGGCAAACGCGCAGCCATCTGGAAAGGCTCCTGGAGCCAGCAACTGCTGTTGAGCGCCTTGGACAAAGCCGGCGTCGCCCACGACTCGCTGGAGTTGCGCTACCTCAGCGCACTGGACGCCTCCCATGCGCTGGAAGGCGGTTCGGTGGACGTCATTGCCACCTGGGAGCCCTACGTTACCCAGCAGGAACGCCAGGGTGCTCGGGTACTCGCGACGGCCGAGGGCTTGATTCCCGCGCAGAGCTTCGTCGCCGCCAACGCCAAGGCGATCGACGACAAGCGTGCGCCCATCGGCGATTTCCTCCAGCGCCTGAAAAAAGCCCGCGACTGGGCGCGCCAGAACCCGGCCAACACCAATGCCTACGCCGATGCGTGGGCCAAACGCACCCGCGCCGACGCCGAAATAGCACGCGTCTGGTTTGCAAGGGCACGCACCACGGTCGAACCGCTGAGCGCCGAGGCGCCTGTCGAGGCGCAAAAGACCGTGGACTTTTTCGCCAGCCAAGGGCTGGTCAAGTCCTACCCGGCCGCCAGCCTGTTTGACCCGTCATTCAGCGCGGCCCTGCAGCCCGCCGTCGTGCAAACACAGCCCTGA
- a CDS encoding RidA family protein, with amino-acid sequence MANHDLQFTPDPDADSISSDVIEFNGILVSTQIPTHADGSLELGDITLQSECTLQALKVALEKAGSSMDRVMHLTIYLTDMADRAAFNEVYKRFFAEPWPVRAAVGVAALAVEGMRVEVTAMAAKA; translated from the coding sequence ATGGCAAACCACGATCTACAGTTCACCCCCGATCCGGATGCCGATTCGATCTCATCCGATGTAATCGAATTTAACGGCATCCTGGTCTCCACCCAGATTCCAACCCATGCCGACGGCAGCCTGGAACTGGGCGATATCACCCTGCAAAGCGAATGCACCCTGCAAGCGCTGAAAGTCGCGCTGGAAAAAGCCGGCAGTTCCATGGACCGGGTGATGCACCTGACCATCTACCTCACCGACATGGCCGACCGCGCCGCGTTCAACGAAGTCTACAAGCGCTTTTTCGCCGAGCCATGGCCAGTACGGGCGGCGGTGGGTGTTGCCGCATTGGCTGTAGAAGGCATGCGTGTCGAAGTGACGGCGATGGCTGCCAAGGCCTGA
- a CDS encoding metallothionein family protein — translation MNHATTDLPCACPGCTCQASDAARYERDGKAYCSQACADLHPQGQACPSAECHCESNVQVQDRAVSDSQLDEAIEETFPASDPISP, via the coding sequence ATGAACCACGCCACGACGGATTTGCCATGCGCCTGCCCAGGCTGCACCTGCCAGGCCAGCGATGCCGCCCGCTATGAGCGCGACGGCAAAGCCTACTGCAGCCAGGCCTGCGCCGACCTGCATCCACAGGGGCAGGCGTGCCCAAGCGCCGAATGCCACTGCGAGTCGAATGTGCAGGTGCAGGACCGTGCAGTCAGCGACAGCCAACTCGATGAGGCAATCGAGGAAACCTTCCCGGCCAGCGATCCCATTTCACCTTGA
- a CDS encoding LLM class flavin-dependent oxidoreductase: MTKRQLKLGALTMGCGGPGRHNLWLDPQLPTDASVNIDWYIDIARQAEAALFDLIFIVDSQFITPGSPSHYLNRLEPLTLLSALAVSTRHIGLVGTLTTSYNAPYNVARRLASLDLISKGRAGWNVVTSGDAGTAGNYSLDEHYDYTTRYGRAAEHVQVVQGLWNSYEDDAFVRDRATGQFLDPSKLHRLNHQGEHFSVVGPLNIQRSPQGQPVIFQAGDSEQGRDLGAATADVIFTHAASIEQGQAFYRDIKGRAVAAGRDPEQLLIMPGAEVYVGDTDEHAREIERHYHQTDHSFELALKEFGRNFGWHDFSQYDLDAPFPQQSLEAARSSFFTAAKRIADQAREQGFSLRQAVEFGRQLRPGAFTGTADTVAQKMADWLQAQAVDGFNIYIGHPEQFARFTRQVIPLLQERGVYRTAYEGKTLRDSLGLDIPAFARR, from the coding sequence ATGACCAAACGACAGCTCAAACTGGGCGCCTTGACCATGGGCTGCGGTGGCCCGGGCCGCCATAACCTGTGGCTCGATCCGCAGTTGCCGACCGACGCCAGCGTTAACATCGACTGGTACATCGACATCGCACGCCAGGCCGAGGCAGCGTTGTTCGACCTGATCTTTATCGTCGACAGTCAATTCATCACCCCAGGCTCGCCTTCTCATTACCTCAATCGCCTGGAACCACTGACGCTGTTATCGGCATTGGCCGTGAGTACGCGGCATATCGGCCTGGTGGGTACGCTGACCACGTCCTACAACGCGCCGTATAACGTTGCGCGGCGCCTGGCGTCCCTGGATTTGATCAGCAAAGGCCGCGCCGGCTGGAACGTGGTAACCAGCGGCGATGCCGGCACTGCCGGCAATTACAGCCTTGACGAGCATTATGACTACACCACGCGCTACGGCCGCGCCGCCGAACATGTGCAGGTGGTGCAGGGGCTGTGGAACTCTTATGAGGACGACGCCTTTGTGCGCGACCGCGCCACCGGGCAGTTTCTCGACCCGAGCAAACTGCATCGCCTGAATCACCAGGGCGAGCACTTTTCGGTGGTCGGCCCGCTGAACATCCAGCGCTCCCCCCAGGGCCAGCCGGTGATCTTCCAGGCCGGGGATTCCGAGCAAGGCCGCGACCTGGGCGCCGCGACCGCCGATGTGATCTTCACCCACGCGGCCAGCATCGAGCAGGGCCAGGCGTTTTACCGCGATATAAAGGGCAGGGCGGTGGCCGCAGGCCGCGATCCGGAGCAACTGTTGATCATGCCGGGTGCCGAGGTATATGTCGGCGACACCGATGAGCACGCCCGTGAAATCGAGCGCCATTATCACCAGACTGATCACAGTTTCGAGCTTGCGCTCAAAGAGTTCGGGCGTAATTTCGGCTGGCACGACTTCAGCCAGTACGACCTCGACGCGCCGTTCCCCCAGCAGAGCCTGGAAGCGGCGCGCAGCAGCTTTTTCACTGCAGCCAAACGCATCGCCGATCAGGCCCGCGAGCAGGGTTTCAGCCTGCGCCAGGCCGTGGAGTTTGGCCGACAGCTGCGACCTGGGGCTTTCACCGGCACGGCCGACACGGTTGCGCAAAAAATGGCGGACTGGCTGCAGGCGCAGGCCGTGGATGGGTTCAACATTTACATCGGGCACCCGGAGCAATTTGCCCGGTTCACGCGGCAGGTCATTCCGTTGCTGCAGGAGCGCGGTGTCTACCGCACCGCGTACGAAGGCAAGACGTTGCGCGACAGCCTGGGACTGGACATTCCGGCGTTTGCGCGCCGTTAG
- a CDS encoding DMT family transporter, translating into MDTAIRRGIWEMIAAMLISGTIGWFVLVSGVSVIEVVFWRCVIGALALLLVCAWLGYLRLDLLNRAKFGLAVLSGVAIVGNWLLLFESYSHASIAISTAVYNVQPFLLVMLAAVFLGEKITLQKITWLSVAFLGMLAIVMAHGGQPGGEDYLTGIALALGAAFLYAVAALIIKQLKVVPPHLMALIQVATGAVLLAPLVPWDRLPASTDAWAALATLGLVHTGLMYVLLYGAIQKLPTAMTGALSFIYPIAAIFVDWIAFGHHLGWLQWLGVAAILLAAAGLQRGWWWPRNLGRSELACEER; encoded by the coding sequence ATGGATACCGCTATCCGTCGCGGAATATGGGAAATGATCGCCGCCATGCTGATCTCCGGCACCATCGGCTGGTTTGTGTTGGTGTCGGGCGTGTCAGTGATCGAAGTGGTGTTCTGGCGCTGTGTAATCGGGGCGCTGGCGCTGCTGCTGGTGTGCGCATGGCTCGGCTACCTGCGGCTGGACCTGCTCAACCGGGCCAAGTTTGGGCTGGCGGTGCTCAGCGGTGTGGCCATTGTCGGCAACTGGCTGCTGCTGTTCGAATCCTACTCGCACGCGTCGATTGCCATCAGTACGGCAGTCTATAACGTGCAGCCGTTCCTGTTGGTGATGCTGGCGGCGGTGTTTCTCGGTGAGAAAATCACCCTGCAGAAAATCACCTGGTTGAGTGTGGCGTTTCTCGGCATGCTGGCGATTGTCATGGCCCATGGTGGGCAACCGGGTGGCGAGGACTATTTGACCGGCATCGCACTGGCCCTGGGCGCTGCGTTTTTGTACGCGGTTGCCGCGCTGATCATCAAGCAGCTCAAGGTGGTTCCGCCGCATTTGATGGCCTTGATCCAGGTAGCTACCGGCGCGGTGTTGCTGGCGCCGCTGGTGCCCTGGGACCGCTTGCCCGCGTCGACCGACGCCTGGGCGGCACTGGCGACCCTTGGCCTGGTGCACACGGGTTTGATGTACGTGCTGTTGTACGGGGCGATTCAGAAGCTGCCGACTGCGATGACCGGCGCATTGTCGTTCATCTACCCGATTGCGGCGATCTTCGTTGACTGGATCGCCTTCGGGCATCACCTGGGCTGGCTGCAGTGGTTGGGTGTGGCGGCGATTTTGCTGGCCGCGGCGGGGTTGCAGCGGGGCTGGTGGTGGCCTCGTAACCTCGGTAGGAGCGAGCTTGCTTGCGAAGAACGCTGA
- a CDS encoding isocitrate lyase/PEP mutase family protein, which translates to MPKISHSALRRNFRELLAKPICVETASVFDPMSARIAADLGFEVGILGGSVASLQVLAAPDFALITLSEFVEQATRIGRVAQLPFIADADHGYGNALNVMRTVEELERAGVAALTIEDTLLPAQFGRKSTDLISVEEGIGKVKAALEARVDPELSIIARTNAGVLPTEDVIARTQAYEKAGADGICMVGVKDFDHLEKIAENLSVPLMLVTYGNPQLHDSERLASLGVRIVVAGHGAYFAAIKATYDSLRAQRQLTHSTSNLSATELTHTYTLPESYVAWAEEFMDVKE; encoded by the coding sequence ATGCCCAAGATCTCTCACTCAGCGCTGCGCCGTAACTTTCGCGAACTGCTTGCCAAGCCCATCTGTGTTGAAACCGCCTCGGTATTCGACCCCATGTCCGCCCGTATCGCGGCAGACCTGGGTTTTGAGGTGGGTATCCTCGGCGGCTCCGTCGCCTCCCTGCAGGTACTGGCGGCCCCTGATTTTGCGTTGATTACCCTGAGTGAGTTCGTCGAACAGGCCACCCGTATCGGCCGCGTTGCGCAATTACCATTCATTGCAGACGCCGACCACGGCTACGGCAATGCCCTTAACGTGATGCGTACGGTTGAAGAGCTCGAACGCGCCGGCGTTGCGGCTTTGACCATCGAAGACACCCTGCTGCCAGCGCAATTCGGGCGTAAATCCACGGACCTGATCTCCGTCGAAGAAGGCATCGGCAAGGTCAAGGCGGCGCTCGAAGCGCGTGTCGATCCTGAACTGTCGATCATTGCCCGTACCAACGCCGGTGTTCTGCCGACCGAAGACGTCATCGCCCGCACCCAGGCGTATGAAAAGGCCGGCGCCGACGGGATCTGCATGGTCGGGGTCAAAGACTTCGACCACCTGGAAAAAATCGCCGAAAACCTCAGCGTGCCGCTGATGCTGGTGACCTACGGCAACCCGCAGCTGCATGACAGCGAGCGCCTGGCGAGCCTGGGCGTGCGCATCGTGGTGGCCGGACACGGCGCGTACTTCGCCGCGATCAAAGCCACTTACGACAGCCTGCGGGCGCAACGCCAGTTGACCCACAGCACTTCGAACCTCAGCGCTACCGAGCTGACGCACACCTACACCTTGCCGGAAAGCTATGTGGCGTGGGCTGAAGAATTCATGGATGTGAAAGAGTAA
- a CDS encoding U32 family peptidase, translated as MSLPKHHLELLSPARDVAIAREAILHGADAIYIGGPSFGARHNACNEVSDIAQLVEFARRYHARVFTTINTILHDNELEPARKLIHQLYDAGVDALIVQDLGVMELDIPPIELHASTQTDIRTLGRAKFLDQAGFSQLVLARELNLQEIRAIADETDAAIEFFIHGALCVAFSGQCNISHAQNGRSANRGDCSQACRLPYTLKDDQGRVVAFEKHLLSMKDNNQSANIRALVEAGVRSFKIEGRYKDMGYVKNITAYYRQRLDDVLEDRPDLARASSGRTAHFFLPDPEKTFHRGSTDYFVTDRKVDIGAFDTPTFTGLPVGVVEKAGKRDLQVVTHEPLSNGDGLNVLVKREVVGFRANIAEPKGEFEEDGEKRYRYRVEPNEMPAGLHQLRPNHPLNRNLDHNWQQALLKTSSERRIGLTWAARLREEQLEVTATSEEGISASVTLPGPFGVANKPEQALDTLRDLLGQLGTTEYHATDIQLDAPQAFFIPNSQLKALRREVIEVLTAARVAAHPRGGRKAETTPPPVYPDAHLSFLANVYNQKARDFYHRHGVKLIDAAFEAHEETGEVPVMITKHCLRFSFNLCPKQAKGVTGVKTKVAPMQLIHGDEVLTLKFDCKPCEMHVVGKIKGHILGLPQPGSAVEHFNPENIIFQGTH; from the coding sequence ATGTCCTTGCCCAAGCACCACCTGGAATTGCTCAGCCCTGCCCGCGATGTTGCCATCGCTCGCGAGGCGATCTTGCATGGCGCCGACGCCATTTATATCGGCGGGCCGAGCTTCGGCGCCCGTCATAATGCGTGTAACGAGGTGAGCGATATCGCTCAGCTGGTGGAATTCGCCCGGCGTTACCACGCTCGCGTCTTCACCACCATCAACACCATTTTGCATGACAACGAGCTGGAGCCGGCGCGCAAGCTGATCCACCAGCTCTACGACGCCGGTGTCGATGCGCTGATCGTGCAAGACCTGGGCGTGATGGAGCTGGATATTCCGCCCATCGAGCTGCACGCCAGCACCCAGACCGATATTCGCACACTCGGCCGGGCCAAGTTTTTGGACCAGGCCGGCTTCTCCCAGTTGGTACTGGCTCGCGAGCTGAACCTGCAAGAGATCCGCGCCATCGCTGATGAGACCGATGCCGCCATCGAGTTCTTCATCCACGGCGCCTTGTGCGTGGCGTTCTCTGGGCAGTGCAATATCTCCCACGCGCAGAACGGCCGCAGCGCCAACCGTGGCGATTGCTCCCAGGCCTGCCGCCTGCCGTACACCTTGAAAGATGACCAGGGCCGCGTCGTCGCCTTTGAAAAGCACCTGCTGTCGATGAAAGACAACAACCAGAGCGCCAACATTCGCGCGCTGGTCGAAGCCGGCGTGCGCTCGTTCAAGATCGAAGGTCGTTACAAGGACATGGGCTATGTGAAGAACATCACCGCCTATTACCGCCAGCGCCTGGATGACGTGCTTGAAGACCGCCCGGACCTGGCTCGCGCCTCCAGCGGGCGTACCGCGCACTTCTTCCTGCCCGACCCGGAAAAAACCTTCCACCGTGGCAGCACCGACTATTTCGTCACCGACCGCAAGGTCGATATCGGCGCCTTCGACACCCCGACCTTCACCGGCCTGCCGGTCGGCGTGGTGGAAAAAGCCGGCAAGCGCGACTTGCAGGTGGTCACCCATGAGCCGCTGTCCAACGGCGACGGCCTGAATGTGCTGGTCAAGCGTGAAGTGGTGGGTTTTCGCGCCAATATCGCCGAGCCCAAGGGCGAGTTCGAGGAGGACGGCGAGAAGCGCTACCGCTACCGCGTCGAACCCAACGAGATGCCGGCCGGCCTGCACCAGCTACGCCCAAACCATCCGCTGAACCGCAACCTGGACCACAACTGGCAACAGGCGCTGCTCAAGACCTCGTCCGAGCGGCGTATTGGCCTGACCTGGGCGGCTCGTCTGCGCGAAGAACAGCTGGAAGTCACCGCCACCAGCGAAGAAGGCATCAGCGCCAGCGTCACCCTGCCCGGCCCGTTTGGCGTGGCCAACAAACCGGAACAGGCGCTGGACACACTGCGCGACCTGCTTGGCCAACTGGGCACCACCGAATACCACGCGACCGACATCCAACTGGATGCGCCGCAGGCGTTCTTCATCCCCAACTCGCAGCTCAAGGCTTTACGCCGTGAGGTGATCGAAGTGCTGACCGCTGCCCGTGTGGCCGCTCACCCACGCGGTGGACGCAAAGCCGAAACCACCCCGCCGCCGGTATACCCGGACGCGCACCTGTCGTTCCTGGCCAACGTCTACAACCAGAAGGCCCGCGACTTCTACCACCGTCACGGGGTGAAGCTGATCGATGCCGCCTTCGAGGCCCACGAAGAAACTGGCGAAGTACCGGTGATGATCACCAAGCACTGCCTGCGTTTCTCGTTCAACCTGTGCCCTAAACAGGCCAAGGGTGTAACGGGCGTGAAGACCAAAGTGGCACCGATGCAGTTGATCCACGGCGATGAAGTCCTCACGCTGAAGTTCGACTGCAAGCCGTGCGAGATGCACGTGGTGGGCAAGATCAAGGGGCACATCCTGGGTTTGCCGCAGCCGGGCAGCGCGGTGGAGCATTTCAATCCGGAAAACATCATTTTCCAAGGCACACACTGA
- a CDS encoding cupin, which translates to MNLELNPALADTHQVDAEYFEYSKAANPISANLIPRIPYHSFPASLYDSGPSRIVPLDLSDTLGCEGPATGPGLCANFVRLNRGDTLTLQPNATSQVFYVIAGEGSVTQAEHEIHWSTGCFIALPGLQAAHLSATEDARLYYVHDEPLLRYLGVTRSTDRFTPTLYPAELANTKLREAADDPRAQDRSRISILLGNRHFPQTRTVTHVLWAMYGILPAGSVQKPHRHQSIALDFIIDCPPSCYSLVGTELDTDGQIRNPVRVDWSPGLAFVTPPGYWHAHFNESDSEAFLIPIQDAGLQTYLRALDIRFS; encoded by the coding sequence ATGAACCTTGAATTGAACCCCGCATTGGCCGATACCCACCAGGTGGACGCCGAGTACTTCGAGTACAGCAAGGCCGCCAACCCCATCAGTGCCAATCTGATACCGCGCATTCCCTACCACAGCTTTCCCGCTTCGCTGTATGACAGCGGTCCTTCGCGCATTGTCCCGCTGGACCTCAGCGACACCCTCGGCTGTGAAGGCCCGGCCACGGGGCCCGGGCTGTGCGCGAACTTCGTGCGGCTTAACCGCGGCGACACACTGACCCTGCAGCCCAACGCGACCTCCCAGGTGTTCTACGTGATTGCCGGGGAGGGCAGCGTGACCCAGGCCGAGCATGAGATTCACTGGTCCACGGGCTGCTTTATCGCGCTGCCGGGATTGCAAGCGGCGCACTTGAGCGCCACCGAGGATGCGCGGCTCTACTATGTGCACGATGAGCCGTTGTTGCGTTACCTGGGGGTGACACGCAGCACAGATCGCTTTACCCCCACGCTGTACCCTGCGGAACTGGCCAACACGAAGCTGCGCGAAGCGGCGGACGATCCTCGCGCCCAGGACCGCAGCCGCATCAGTATTCTGCTGGGCAACCGCCACTTCCCGCAAACGCGCACTGTCACGCACGTGTTGTGGGCGATGTACGGAATCCTGCCGGCCGGGTCGGTGCAAAAGCCCCATCGGCATCAGTCGATTGCCCTGGATTTCATCATAGATTGCCCGCCAAGTTGCTACTCCCTGGTCGGCACCGAGCTGGACACCGATGGGCAGATCCGCAACCCGGTGCGCGTCGACTGGTCGCCCGGCCTGGCATTCGTCACGCCGCCGGGGTATTGGCATGCGCATTTCAATGAATCCGATAGCGAGGCATTCCTGATCCCGATTCAGGACGCGGGGCTGCAAACCTACCTGCGCGCCCTGGATATTCGCTTCAGTTGA
- a CDS encoding LysR family transcriptional regulator: MDYFAALTAFVEAAGSNNFSRAAERLGIKASTVSRYVKDLEQDLGIALFNRSTRTLHLTEGGQTFLTHARTVLDELEHAKAATSALNQHPRGLLKLNLPPAFARHHILPALNDFRLRYPQISIELVLDNTQVNLIHAGVDLAIRVGALADSTLKARKLCDGHYCLVVSPAFAMQHPPASTPTDLASMPAVLGTSPVGDITFLNQGRKSALVHGDCIRINDLDAQLIAARQGLGFALLPNWLVAQSIRAGELVVWLPHWRIQGVEREFAVWFVYPPKRIVSSKVRCFIDFMVERLGETPDWN; encoded by the coding sequence TTGGACTATTTCGCCGCCCTGACCGCCTTCGTCGAAGCCGCTGGAAGCAACAACTTTTCCCGTGCGGCCGAGCGCCTGGGCATCAAGGCCTCCACCGTTTCGCGCTACGTGAAGGACCTTGAGCAGGATCTCGGCATTGCGCTGTTCAACCGCTCCACGCGTACGTTGCACCTGACCGAAGGTGGCCAGACGTTCCTGACGCATGCGCGCACCGTGCTCGATGAGCTGGAACATGCCAAGGCGGCTACGTCTGCGTTGAACCAGCACCCACGCGGACTGTTGAAGCTCAACTTGCCTCCCGCCTTTGCCCGTCATCATATTCTTCCGGCGCTGAACGACTTCCGCCTGCGCTACCCGCAAATCAGTATTGAATTGGTGCTGGATAACACCCAGGTCAACCTGATCCACGCCGGTGTCGATCTGGCCATTCGCGTCGGCGCCCTGGCCGATTCCACGTTGAAAGCGCGCAAGCTCTGCGATGGCCACTATTGCCTGGTGGTCAGCCCGGCGTTTGCGATGCAGCACCCGCCTGCGTCCACGCCAACCGATCTTGCGTCTATGCCCGCCGTACTGGGCACCAGCCCCGTGGGAGATATCACCTTCCTAAACCAGGGCCGCAAATCGGCGTTGGTGCACGGCGACTGTATTCGGATAAACGACCTGGACGCGCAACTGATCGCCGCGCGCCAGGGCCTGGGGTTTGCGCTGTTGCCAAACTGGCTGGTGGCGCAAAGCATCCGGGCCGGCGAGTTGGTGGTCTGGTTGCCGCACTGGCGCATCCAGGGTGTGGAACGCGAGTTTGCCGTGTGGTTTGTCTACCCGCCCAAGCGCATCGTGTCGTCCAAGGTCCGCTGTTTTATCGACTTTATGGTTGAGCGCCTGGGCGAGACACCGGACTGGAATTGA
- a CDS encoding Lrp/AsnC family transcriptional regulator — translation MIDTIDQQLIAALMDDSRLSLKALAGITGLSSPSVGERLRRLEERGVLTHYTVDIDPKHFGYLLQAIVRIRPLPGKLQEVERQIQAIPEFTECDKVTGEDCFIARLHVRTMDQLDSLLDRINGYAETNTAIVKKTPVKRRLPPLTD, via the coding sequence ATGATTGACACCATCGACCAGCAACTGATCGCCGCCTTGATGGACGACTCGCGCCTGTCCCTCAAGGCTCTGGCGGGCATCACCGGGCTGTCTTCGCCCAGCGTCGGCGAACGCTTGCGCCGCCTGGAAGAACGCGGCGTGCTGACCCATTACACCGTCGACATCGACCCCAAACACTTTGGCTACCTGCTGCAAGCCATCGTGCGCATCCGCCCCCTGCCCGGCAAGTTGCAGGAAGTGGAACGCCAGATCCAGGCGATCCCCGAATTCACCGAATGCGACAAGGTCACCGGTGAAGACTGCTTTATCGCCCGCCTGCACGTGCGCACCATGGACCAACTGGACAGCCTGCTGGACCGGATCAACGGGTATGCCGAAACCAACACCGCCATCGTCAAGAAAACCCCGGTGAAACGGCGCTTGCCGCCCCTGACCGACTGA